The Acidimicrobiales bacterium sequence TCCTCATCTTCTCCGGGTCACTCTTCTGGTCGCCGTTCGACGGCGGCCTGTTCCTGCCCCTCTTGGTCCTCGCCGCGGGCATCGCCCTGCTCGTGTGGCCGGCCGACGGCCCCCGGTTCCACGACTCCTGGGCCCATCCCGACGCCGACTGGCGCCGCGAACGCGAGGCCATGCGCGGCGAGTGGCGGCGCGAGCGTCAGGCCTGGCGGGACAGCCGTCGCCAGTGGCGACACGGCTATCGACGTGGCGTGCAGCCCGACGACGCGTCACCGACCGACACCGCCGGTCCCCCACCACCGCGCCCACGCCGCCCCCGGCCCCCGCGACCGCGTCCGTTCCTCGGCCCGCTCGCGATCGCCACGCTCCTCGCGTTCGCGGGGCTGACGGTGCTCGCCGACGAGGTCGGCTGGTGGGACACGGAACCCGCCTCGTTCCTCGCCATCTGCCTGATGATCATCGGCACGGTGCTCGTCGTGTCGGCGGTGCTGGGCCGGGCCCGCGGCCTCATCTGGTTGGGCGTCTTCATCCTGCCCGCCGCATGGGCCGTCGCCGCCATCGATCTGACCTGGTGGGACGGCGTCGGCGAGGAGTTGGTCACCGTCGATGCGGTCGAGGAGCTCCAGGACGAGTACCGCTTCGGCATCGGCCAGTTCCACGTCGATCTCTCGGACCTCGACCTGGAGGGCGGGACCCACGACCTCGCCGTCGGCCTCACCATCGGCGAGCTGAAGGTCTTCGTGCCCGAGACCATGGAGGTCGAGATCGACCTCGACGGTCGCATGGGATCCGTCATCGTCCGCGACGGCGATCTCCGCCTGAACGACGACGGCATCGACACCGAACTGGACCGGGTCGTCGGTGATCCCACGGGCGGCACGCTCGTCCTCGACGTGGACATCGGCATCGGCGAAGCCGAGGTCGTCGTCTGCGGATCAGGAGACGTGCCGTGCCCCTGATCGCCCTCCCCCTCCTACCCTTCTGCCTTGTCGGA is a genomic window containing:
- a CDS encoding PspC domain-containing protein; the protein is MNDPTDQDPPPPDPTEEIPLPPPSAGPTGPPRRLRRSRDDRMISGVSGGIAEYFAIDPIIVRLGFFALALLGGSGIGIYLIAWLVMPDATEDESAALNALRGGDRPGGRSIVALVLVVLGILIFSGSLFWSPFDGGLFLPLLVLAAGIALLVWPADGPRFHDSWAHPDADWRREREAMRGEWRRERQAWRDSRRQWRHGYRRGVQPDDASPTDTAGPPPPRPRRPRPPRPRPFLGPLAIATLLAFAGLTVLADEVGWWDTEPASFLAICLMIIGTVLVVSAVLGRARGLIWLGVFILPAAWAVAAIDLTWWDGVGEELVTVDAVEELQDEYRFGIGQFHVDLSDLDLEGGTHDLAVGLTIGELKVFVPETMEVEIDLDGRMGSVIVRDGDLRLNDDGIDTELDRVVGDPTGGTLVLDVDIGIGEAEVVVCGSGDVPCP